The following proteins are co-located in the Streptomyces sp. NBC_00435 genome:
- a CDS encoding acyl-CoA dehydrogenase family protein, whose translation MALDHRLTPEHEELRRTVEAFAHDVVAPKIGDLYERHEFPYEIVREMGRMGLFGLPFPEEYGGMGGDYLALGIALEELARVDSSVAITLEAGVSLGAMPLYLFGSEEQKREWLPRMCSGEILGAFGLTEPGAGSDAGGTRTTAVREGDEWVINGSKCFITNSGTDITALVTVTAVTGRKADGRPEISSIIVPSGTPGFTVAAPYSKVGWNSSDTRELSFDGVRVPLANLVGQEGRGYAQFLRILDEGRIAISALATGLAQGCVDESVKYAKERHAFGRAIGDNQAIQFKIADMEMRAHMARIGWRDAASRLVAGEPFKKEAAIAKLYSSTVAVDNARDATQIHGGYGFMNEYPVARMWRDSKILEIGEGTSEVQRMLIARELGLSA comes from the coding sequence CCCGTACGAGATCGTCCGCGAGATGGGCCGCATGGGCCTGTTCGGCCTGCCCTTCCCGGAGGAGTACGGCGGCATGGGCGGCGACTACCTCGCCCTCGGCATCGCCCTGGAGGAGCTGGCCCGTGTCGACTCCTCGGTCGCCATCACCCTGGAGGCGGGCGTCTCGTTGGGCGCCATGCCGCTCTACCTCTTCGGCTCCGAGGAGCAGAAGCGGGAGTGGCTGCCGAGGATGTGCTCCGGCGAGATCCTGGGCGCCTTCGGCCTGACCGAGCCCGGCGCGGGCAGTGACGCGGGCGGCACCCGCACCACCGCCGTCCGCGAGGGCGACGAGTGGGTCATCAACGGCTCGAAGTGCTTCATCACCAACTCCGGTACGGACATCACCGCTCTGGTCACCGTGACCGCCGTGACGGGCCGCAAGGCCGACGGCCGCCCGGAGATCTCCTCGATCATCGTCCCGTCCGGCACCCCCGGATTCACGGTGGCCGCCCCCTACTCCAAGGTCGGCTGGAACTCCTCGGACACCCGGGAGCTCTCCTTCGACGGCGTACGGGTCCCGCTCGCCAACCTGGTCGGCCAGGAAGGGCGGGGCTACGCCCAGTTCCTGCGCATCCTGGACGAGGGCCGCATCGCCATCTCGGCGCTGGCCACCGGCCTCGCGCAGGGCTGCGTGGACGAGTCGGTGAAGTACGCCAAGGAACGGCACGCCTTCGGCAGGGCGATCGGCGACAACCAGGCCATCCAGTTCAAGATCGCGGACATGGAGATGCGCGCCCACATGGCCCGCATCGGCTGGCGCGACGCGGCCTCGCGGCTCGTGGCCGGGGAGCCGTTCAAGAAGGAGGCGGCCATCGCGAAGCTGTACTCCTCGACGGTGGCCGTCGACAACGCGCGGGACGCCACGCAGATCCACGGCGGCTACGGGTTCATGAACGAGTACCCGGTGGCCCGTATGTGGCGGGACTCGAAGATTCTGGAGATCGGCGAGGGCACGAGCGAGGTCCAGCGCATGCTCATCGCCCGTGAGCTGGGACTCTCTGCCTAG